Proteins from one Planifilum fulgidum genomic window:
- a CDS encoding ABC transporter ATP-binding protein, with amino-acid sequence MALEGKGLSFRYRRGQWLFRGFDIRIHPGEIVGLTGPSGCGKTSLARLLAGYAKPLSGHVRVDGSPLPRSGFFPVQLIFQHPEKAVNPRWNIRQILKEGGAAEDSLLASLGIERAWLDRRPKELSGGELQRVCIARALGPKTRYLIADEMTAMLDAITQAQIWHAVLDIAKARRLGILVISHDEPLLEKLCHRIIHFKQAGGGSILPPGPR; translated from the coding sequence ATGGCTCTTGAGGGAAAAGGCCTGTCCTTTCGCTATCGTCGCGGCCAATGGCTGTTCCGGGGGTTTGATATCCGGATCCATCCGGGCGAAATCGTCGGCCTCACCGGTCCGAGCGGCTGCGGAAAAACCTCGCTTGCGCGCCTTCTTGCCGGTTATGCCAAACCCCTTTCGGGTCATGTTCGGGTGGACGGCTCCCCCCTTCCCCGATCCGGCTTTTTCCCCGTCCAGCTGATCTTCCAACATCCGGAAAAAGCGGTCAATCCCCGCTGGAACATCCGGCAAATCCTGAAGGAGGGTGGGGCGGCGGAGGACTCCCTGCTCGCCTCCCTGGGCATCGAGCGCGCGTGGCTCGACCGGCGGCCAAAGGAGCTGTCCGGCGGGGAATTGCAGCGCGTATGCATCGCCCGCGCCCTGGGACCGAAGACCCGGTATCTGATCGCCGACGAAATGACGGCGATGCTGGATGCCATCACCCAGGCACAGATCTGGCATGCGGTCCTCGACATCGCAAAAGCGCGCCGATTGGGGATCCTGGTGATCAGCCACGACGAACCTTTGCTCGAAAAGTTGTGCCACCGCATCATCCATTTTAAACAGGCGGGCGGGGGAAGCATCCTTCCTCCCGGCCCGCGCTGA
- a CDS encoding ABC transporter ATP-binding protein encodes MSVLEVKGLSVSLLRYQKGLRRQTQRVIDDLHLSVDAGEILAVAGASGSGKSLLAHAILGILPGHAQVSGAIFYRGKELSSLRRAELMGREIAYVPQSVLYLNPLMRVGKQVRTAVRTGDPVAVQRAAFARFGLSPAVEKRYPFQLSGGMARRVLVSIAAVSGANLIIADEPTPGLDPAVIAESLSLFRELADRGSAVMLISHDIGSVLKVADRIAVFCAGTAVEIARAEDFEGNGEALRHPYSRALWRALPQNDFTPAPWPVPSSPETSPICPFARGCERATDACFTNRPEPTWLGNRMVRCIHGS; translated from the coding sequence ATGTCCGTCCTGGAAGTGAAGGGCTTGTCCGTTTCGCTTCTCCGATATCAAAAAGGATTGCGCCGACAGACCCAGCGCGTCATCGATGATCTCCACCTGTCGGTCGACGCCGGCGAAATCCTCGCGGTCGCAGGCGCCAGCGGCTCGGGCAAAAGCCTGCTCGCCCATGCGATATTGGGAATCCTTCCAGGCCATGCGCAGGTGTCGGGAGCGATTTTTTACCGGGGAAAGGAACTCAGCAGCCTCAGGCGGGCGGAACTGATGGGAAGGGAAATCGCCTATGTACCGCAGTCGGTCCTGTATCTCAATCCGCTGATGCGCGTGGGCAAACAGGTGAGAACGGCCGTCCGCACCGGAGACCCGGTCGCGGTGCAGCGGGCCGCTTTTGCGCGCTTTGGTTTGAGCCCGGCGGTGGAGAAGCGGTATCCCTTTCAATTGTCGGGGGGAATGGCCCGGCGCGTGCTGGTTTCCATCGCCGCCGTGAGCGGCGCAAACCTGATCATCGCCGATGAACCGACGCCCGGACTGGACCCTGCGGTGATTGCGGAATCGCTGTCCCTTTTTCGGGAACTGGCCGATCGGGGCTCCGCCGTCATGCTCATCAGCCACGACATCGGTTCCGTCTTGAAAGTCGCCGACCGGATCGCCGTCTTCTGCGCCGGAACCGCCGTCGAAATCGCCCGGGCGGAGGACTTTGAGGGAAACGGCGAGGCGTTGCGGCACCCCTATTCGCGGGCGCTGTGGAGGGCGCTTCCGCAAAACGATTTCACCCCCGCTCCGTGGCCGGTTCCTTCCTCCCCGGAGACGTCGCCAATCTGTCCCTTCGCCCGGGGGTGTGAGCGGGCAACGGACGCATGTTTCACCAACCGTCCGGAGCCGACATGGTTGGGAAACAGGATGGTGAGGTGCATCCATGGCTCTTGA